The genomic segment CCTGCTGCGCACCTACGTGTTCAACGTCGTCTTCAGGACGCTGCTGGAAGTGGGCTTCATCGCCGGCCAGTACCTCCTGTACGGCCTCGAGCTGAAGCCGCTGTACCGCTGTGACCGCTGGCCCTGCCCCAACACGGTGGACTGCTTCATCTCGCGGCCCACCGAGAAGACCATCTTCATCATCTTCATGCTGGCTGTGGCCTGCCTGTCCCTCCTGCTCAACATGCTGGAGATCTACCATCTGGGCTGGAAGAAGCTTAAGCAGGGAGTGACCAGCCACCGCGGCGCGGACACCCCAGAGCCCAGGGCGGGGGCCGCAAAGCCCGGCGGCGGGAACCCCCTCCTCCCGCCGCCGCCCTGCGCCGCGCCCGCCGTCGCCGTCGAGTTCCCGCCCCTCAACCCTCGGCGCCCCCACTCGCTGGGGCAGGCAACGGCCTCGGGCTGTGcaggggcctctctgcccgcggCGCAAGACGAGGTCCGCCCGGCCCCGTCCTACCACCTGCTAATGGCTGAGCAGAACTGGGCCGACCCGGAGGCCGAGCAGCGGGCGTCCGCCTCGGCGTCCCTGAGCCCGGCAGGCAGCGGCCCGCAGCAGCCCCAGGGGATCGCGGCCGGAGGCCCCGATCCCGCCCCTCCGGGAGCCCGGACCGGCCGCAGTCTGGACGGGACTCCCGCCGCGGCGGCGACCAGCGCTCCCGCTTTGCCCCTCGCAGACCCCGGGCGGGCCAGCGGGGCCAGCGGCGGTCGGGCCAGACCGACGGACTTGGCCGTCTAGGGCTGGTCTCCAGACAGCGTTGTAATAACCGTTTTTCTAGCAACAAAGAGCAGTTGAAACCAGCAGGTAGAGAGGCCTCTGGGGAGAGAGCGAGCCCGGGAGCGGGAGGAGGGGGACCTGCAGGGCGGCCGCGGATTCGCGCGGGGTGGAGCGGGGCAGCGGGCGGGCTGGCGCCTCCCAGGTGCGGCGGGCACCGCGGGCGCAGCGGCCCCGGCCCTCAACGGTGTTCACAGCGGCCCGGAGCCCGGAACCTGGGCCGCGCTAACGGTGCTGGAGCGTGAGGCGGCTGGTGTTTGCAGTAGCCGCAGTTCGGGGGCAAGTAGGCTTTCCGTTCCTGAGCTCTCCAGGGCCTCTGGGCGGTCCAGAAAGTCATAGACGCACTTAGCCCTATCTCTGTTTGATACTTTTAACTTAGAGTTGAATTTCTCTTGGGATATTTGCCAAACTGGACTAAAAAAAGATTTAGAGCTAGTCCATAGAGTGTCATCTGGGTCTCTGGAATTGCGTGTGAAGCCCAGGATATCACACTGCAGGCTTCGTGACAGTGACGGTGGGCAGTTGCCCTCCAGAGGCGGGGGGCTCAGCACGAGAGCCAGACGTCGCTGGTAGGAAAGCAGCTGGAAATGCAGCAACACTTACGGTATTTTAAACAACTGAGGAAATTGAGATACAAGTGTGGCAGGTATGCCTtaggtgtttattttttaagtggtatCTTCTGCTTTGGTCTGAATTGTTACAGGCGTGCCTATCTGCCCCCACCTTCTGTCTTTAAGGAGAAATGAAAGATAGACTATTACAATGATACTGACCAAGAGAATGTTGATTTGTCCCACCACATACTACTGAAgatttgaaatttcttttaaaagaaattcttctACCTAATGGGTTGGCTAATTACTATAAGAGCATACTAGATAAAATAAAAACGGggaaattttaagaatatttcaaACACTTGAAGTTGTGAGGCTTTTGGATGGGAGGCTAAAAGTTTACTACTATCACCAGAAAAATTATTTATACAGATGATTCAAAGGCCTACCTTTTTCTTaacagtacagaataaaactCTTAAAGTTTCCTAACCATCCTTTTGTGGGCAGCTTGTTTGCTTTCCATAGTGTAAATAAAAGCCTGGCTTTTATGTCCCGTGTCAGCGCACATGCTGGTTTCAGACGCTTGCCCTGTTCGTCTCCCACAGAGAGTGCTGCTCTGCAAGGGAGAGACGTTCCTGTGCCTGGGTGGGCGTGGCCGGAAGAGGGCGCACACCGCGGCCGTGTCCTCGTCGCTGTTCATGAGCTGATGAACGGTTCCTCGCACTTCTGACTTCCATTCAGTGTCGCCACCTTTATTCACCAAAATGCCACGCACATTCCACTttggttcatttctttttacgAATTGCTTTAAGTTCCTGATGTTTATTTGCAGCCACACCTCAAACATACTTTGTGCTTTATTTCATAAAGGGTGACCCCACAACAAGCTGATGAAAAGACTGTGGTTCCCATTCTCAGATTAATGTGGGCACTGGTTCACTAGTGCATTAGGCTTACTGCAGAACCAACTGCACATTCTCCTAGGCTTGTCAAATGCTAACGTCCCATTCCTGTCCTTGCAGACTTCCTCAAATAGATTGACAAGGAAAGAGAAGTGAGCCCTGTGGAAAATTATTTGAGTATTTGCTCTCGATTCTCCCTCTCCCCGGGCTGATGCGTACATAACTAGTGCCAGTCTAGGTGCCTACGAGAGAGTTTAAGTCATCACAGACAGAGGCTGCCTTAAGTTTGGGATGGTAAAGCTTACTTTCTGGTAAGAAGATCCTCTAGAAAATCCTCATTTGAAAGCCAATCACAGTTATCAGACGGCAAAAGTCACAGAGTGGATGTGAATGCTTAGTCAGTTCTGccacaataaatgttaataacaGCAGTAAGCTGCCTATTTACCCATGATATGATTTTGAGTGGGATCACATCCATGATATGATGAGAGTGAGAACCATGAGGTACttagttttacattttgaaaattagaTTTTATTCACCATATGTTCATGAAGGTGCCAGGATTGTGCCATTGCCCATAGCCTAATTGGCCCATTTAGAGCGTGGGTA from the Manis pentadactyla isolate mManPen7 chromosome 2, mManPen7.hap1, whole genome shotgun sequence genome contains:
- the GJA3 gene encoding gap junction alpha-3 protein; amino-acid sequence: MGDWSFLGRLLENAQEHSTVIGKVWLTVLFIFRILVLGAAAEEVWGDEQSDFTCNTQQPGCENVCYDRAFPISHIRFWVLQIVFVSTPTLVYLGHVLHLVRVDEKKDGEQALPSRDPDLPGRADRRKVRLAGALLRTYVFNVVFRTLLEVGFIAGQYLLYGLELKPLYRCDRWPCPNTVDCFISRPTEKTIFIIFMLAVACLSLLLNMLEIYHLGWKKLKQGVTSHRGADTPEPRAGAAKPGGGNPLLPPPPCAAPAVAVEFPPLNPRRPHSLGQATASGCAGASLPAAQDEVRPAPSYHLLMAEQNWADPEAEQRASASASLSPAGSGPQQPQGIAAGGPDPAPPGARTGRSLDGTPAAAATSAPALPLADPGRASGASGGRARPTDLAV